A stretch of Mya arenaria isolate MELC-2E11 chromosome 14, ASM2691426v1 DNA encodes these proteins:
- the LOC128218594 gene encoding zinc finger Ran-binding domain-containing protein 2-like translates to MSDGGGSVGLLVGAGVGGCALVVGIIALVIYCYMKARKEKAHTNMKKSPDVFSTAASNTQFDLPQRSKVNQNPDPAAARRSRRREREGRERGHVNPGYARNSSDSSSFGSDVDGRDLSPPRVRTAHLSSDSSYDDSSSVDEEIPGNSTTYRMEKETDRRQSYKRSRQNDILDSRGDNPDSGRYRRTNGESQRMSRRDGYERNPRSDSPLTIGSLKKHEERLTGGRGDQRDDRRAGNATKSRKREESPSARTYESSEMTGSVTTRGTDFTATTVGSGSRFQKNPSLRRNSPHRSSSHRRYRKDSEKDEKGRKRPRRTPSAERERQERKSQRSKSPGSERSSRSGSSRSGSSRQTKSEAKKLNQQQAVLPIFADTKKKKSSAV, encoded by the exons ATGTCTGACGGCGGAGGATCTGTCGGCCTATTGGTGGGGGCGGGGGTCGGCGGCTGCGCCCTTGTGGTAGGAATTATCGCCCTGGTTATCTACTGCTATATGAAGGCCCGCAAGGAGAAGGCGCACACCAACATGAAGAAGTCGCCTGATGTTTTCAGTACAG CGGCGTCCAACACACAGTTTGACCTTCCGCAGCGATCAAAGGTAAACCAAAATCCAGACCCGGCCGCTGCCAGGAGGAGCCGACGGAGGGAGCGTGAGGGAAGGGAAAGGGGGCACGTTAACCCCGGGTATGCGCGGAACAGCTCCGACTCCTCGTCCTTCGGAAGTGACGTGGACGGCAGGGACCTCTCTCCGCCCCGCGTGCGGACCGCGCATCTCTCGAGTGACTCTTCCTATGATGATTCTTCAAGCGTGGATGAGGAGATACCCGGCAACTCTACCACATACCGGATGGAGAAGGAAACGGACCGCAGACAGTCGTATAAACGGTCCCGACAGAATGATATATTAGATAGCAGGGGTGATAACCCTGACAGTGGGAGGTACAGACGGACGAACGGTGAATCTCAGAGAATGTCCAGGAGGGATGGCTATGAACGAAATCCTAGAAGTGATTCTCCGTTGACTATAGGTTCGCTCAAAAAGCATGAGGAGAGATTAACAGGTGGTAGGGGTGACCAAAGAGATGATAGAAGGGCAGGTAACGCCACAAAATCTAGAAAAAGGGAGGAATCACCGTCAGCTAGGACTTACGAAAGTTCTGAAATGACCGGTTCAGTGACCACCCGTGGTACAGACTTTACAGCCACCACGGTTGGCTCGGGGTCAAGATTCCAGAAAAATCCAAGTTTACGTAGAAATTCGCCGCATCGTTCGAGCTCGCATCGTAGATACCGGAAAGACTCGGAAAAGGACGAAAAGGGACGAAAACGACCTAGGCGAACACCAAGTGCTGAGCGGGAAAGGCAAGAGCGAAAGTCGCAAAggtcaaaatcccctggaagtGAAAGGAGCAGCAGAAGCGGTAGCAGCAGAAGCGGAAGCAGCCGACAAACAAAGTCGGAGGCTAAAAAGCTGAACCAGCAACAAGCAGTCCTGCCCATCTTCGCGGATACCAAGAAGAAAAAGAGCTCCGctgtatga
- the LOC128216631 gene encoding uncharacterized protein LOC128216631 encodes MDDRKPDVPGGGEVSIGLVVGAGIGGCALVVGVIALVVYCYMKARRETNMKKTNHVFSTASSKFQFPLHQRSRVNPFPDPIASRKRHKKERKGRDRGHVNPGYARGSSDSSSTGSDVGERDLSPPRVRMAQYSSDSSNDDSSGVEDEVPGGSPVYRMERETDGPVRRSLRTKTINNAAGFANGRHRQTSGDNHRMSRRDSFERNPKSDSSLTINSLKRYENNLGGGSINRRSNSNSKLRTRERSSSSITHSSSDLTGASYISGETNLTDLTSVSRYQKNTRRSSPSSRRRYRKDPNRDKKGRKRPRRKHGSRDRNLRNNETRSRGTGSDVSFGSEDLNRNYIHVSTV; translated from the exons ATGGATGATAGAA AGCCCGATGTGCCGGGCGGTGGCGAAGTGTCTATCGGTCTGGTGGTGGGGGCGGGGATCGGAGGCTGCGCCCTCGTggttggagttattgcccttgttGTATACTGCTACATGAAGGCCCGCAGAGAGACTAACATGAAGAAGACCAATCATGTATTTTCAACAG CATCATCCAAATTCCAGTTTCCGCTTCATCAAAGATCCAGAGTAAACCCATTTCCGGATCCGATCGCGTCCCGAAAAAGACACAAAAAGGAGCGAAAGGGTCGAGATCGGGGTCACGTGAATCCGGGATACGCGCGCGGCAGTTCCGATTCATCCTCAACAGGAAGTGACGTAGGGGAGAGGGACCTTTCACCGCCTCGTGTGCGAATGGCGCAATATTCTAGTGATTCCTCTAATGACGATTCATCCGGTGTTGAAGATGAGGTCCCCGGGGGGTCCCCAGTATATAGGATGGAGAGAGAAACTGACGGGCCAGTCAGGCGGTCTCTCCGAACTAAGACGATAAACAATGCTGCTGGTTTCGCTAATGGCAGACATAGACAAACATCCGGTGACAACCATAGAATGTCAAGACGTGATAGTTTTGAAAGAAATCCAAAAAGTGATTCTTCACTGACAATTAATTCGCTAAAAAGGTACGAGAACAACTTAGGAGGAGGAAGCATCAATCGTAGATCCAACAGCAATAGTAAATTAAGAACAAGGGAAAGGTCGTCATCGTCCATAACTCACAGCAGCTCCGATCTTACAGGCGCCTCGTACATCAGCGGTGAAACCAACTTGACCGACCTCACGTCAGTCTCCAGGTACCAGAAAAACACACGGAGAAGTTCGCCTAGCTCACGTCGGAGGTATCGCAAAGATCCTAATAGAGATAAGAAGGGTCGTAAACGGCCTCGAAGAAAGCATGGTTCAAGGGACAGGAATCTTAGGAATAATGAAACACGATCACGTGGCACAGGAAGTGACGTAAGCTTTGGTTCAGAGGATTTGAATAGGAACTACATCCATGTGTCAACAGTGTAG